One Artemia franciscana chromosome 15, ASM3288406v1, whole genome shotgun sequence genomic window carries:
- the LOC136036574 gene encoding uncharacterized protein LOC136036574, which produces MAAQSKPHFTFHMSGLTTAKFRIYIPTVMKSHRILYLKRLTGKSKLKDLRLLKEDGTLTSANEVNSVFADICTTFPSITKSEIDTIIAGAEIEDVCEVSEFTVYKELLRLKANCASYPGELPVKLLRELAIFLAKPLSSIINQCFRQQVFPSAWKRAYVRVIPKVRCSKSCDRPISITPNLSKVAETFIYRKLMSQVSAHLDPYQYGCLRGSSTTVYLVRISAATSTPNFYLSIKY; this is translated from the exons ATGGCTGCCCAATCCAAGCCACATTTCACGTTTCACATGAGTGGACTGACTACAGCCAAGTTCAGAATTTATATTCCAACGGTCATGAAATCGCATCGCATACTGTATC TAAAAAGACTTACCGGTAAGTCAAAACTCAAAGATCTAAGGCTACTCAAAGAGGACGGTACCTTAACCTCAGCTAATGAAGTCAATTCTGTTTTTGCTGACATTTGTACCACATTTCCATCAATCACCAAATCAGAAATTGATACTATCATTGCTGGTGCAGAGATTGAGGACGTGTGTGAAGTCTCTGAATTCACTGTTTATAAGGAACTCCTAAGACTGAAAGCGAACTGTGCGTCCTACCCAGGTGAGCTTCCAGTAAAGCTGTTACGGGAATTGgccatttttcttgctaagccACTCTCTTCTATAATCAACCAATGTTTCCGTCAGCAAGTATTCCCTAGTGCTTGGAAAAGAGCATATGTACGCGTTATTCCAAAAGTAAGGTGTTCAAAATCTTGTGATCGGCCTATATCAATAACTCCGAACCTTTCTAAAGTTGCAGAAACGTTTATTTACCGCAAGCTTATGTCACAAGTCTCTGCACATCTAGACCCGTATCAGTATGGATGCTTAAGAGGCAGCAGCACAACTGTTTATTTAGTACGgatcagtgctgcaacaagcactccaaatttttacttaagtatcaagtattaa